A segment of the Daphnia pulex isolate KAP4 chromosome 10, ASM2113471v1 genome:
AGGCTGCCGAATACGCACCCAAATACGAAGCTAAATACGAGGAAGTCACTTATGTGAGTCTGCTAATGATGattcaagaaaataattatcaCATAAACTAAATCTTCAACTGGATTACGACATTTTCAGGCCCCCCAGCCATACAGCTTCGAATACGACGTCCAGGATAAGGAATCTTACAACGACTTTGTCCACTCTGAGAAATCCGACTACAATGTCGTCACCGGATCTTACCGTGTTGCTCTTCCCGATGGCCGCACCCAAATCGTCTCCTACAAGGCTGACGCTTCTGGATACAACGCCGATGTGAAATACGAAGGCGAAGCTCAGTACCCCGAAGAGCCCAAATACAAGGCTGCTTCCTACCCTGCCCCAGCCTACTCTGCCCCGGCCTACAAAGCCCCAGCCTACCCCGCTCCCGCATACAAAGCTCCCGTTTACACCGCCCCTGCCTACAAAGCTCCCACTTACTCCGCTCCCGCCTACAAAGCCCCAGCCTACAAGCCCGCTCCTGCCTACCCTAAATACTAGGTTCTCTTAATTCTCTCAAAAATTTTCCAacatgaataattttaattcaaaatcgTGAGTCAAAGATAGATGAAGGCGACTATAGGTAATCTATTGAAGTCCGAAattatttatcaaaaaatacaattttacaattaaagatcattatttttctttgatatctACTTTCTTCTACTATATATCTATTActtaaatacataaaaatgtatagtatttttaattgaaagatTTAACATGGGATGGcccttttttgagttttttcagAGCAGAAAATTTGTTGGCCCAAAATTGCTCGAATTCGTCGAAAGCAGAGCAATAGATGCCTGTCGAAagcttttttcactttttccgggttttttcctttttttagctGGTTTTACTATTACAATTGAGCTAGTACAACTGCAATATCTTCTCGCAGTCgtttccaaaatgtcagcggtCTGTCTGCTCTCAACGTGTTTATAACGTGTTTACATTCAAACCTGAACCTCAAACCTGCCACTCTAAAGTGAAGTCACAATTTATATTACCtgtactttttttgttctaagTTTTACCGATATTCATCATGGATTCTCAAGGAATGaagaatgcaaaaaaaatacTAGAGAAACTTGGTTGGGCAGAAggtattattttctttgaaaaattgtatCATGGTTCTGCATTGTTTCATACTAAATTTGTGCAATATTGTTTAAGGCAGTGGACTGGGTTTGAACAAAGATGGTATTACTGAAGCCATCAAACCATCGAAAAAATTTGACCTGTCAGGCATTGGTCACAAAAATTTCAACGACTTTCAATGGTGGGATCATGCGTTTAACAAAGCTGCTCAAGCTTTTGACATCAAAGTAACAGATGATCAAggagttgttgttgaaaagaCAGAGacaattggaaaaatcaaaacaaaaaaaggcagcTCAAATTTAGACCAGAATAACTTAGCTTATGGGGTCTTTCACAAGACTGGAACCTTACACAATGGCATAGTCGAATCCACAGAAAGTACATTTAAACTCAAAGAAGAAACTGATTACTCCTTAAAATTGAGTGATGAAGAACTCTTTAAACTCTGCAATGGATTAACAGCCCACAAgtaacatttacatttttattcaatcaaaatttacttactaataaaattgtttttccttgTAGAGGAGCTAGACACGGACTGACAGCTAGTGGAAAACTAGCGCGAATCGCCAAACAAGAAGCTGCGATGCTGGCGAGCATGAATGTCGATTCCACTACAATTTCAGTAAaatcagaagaaagaaagaaaaagaagaaaaagtctgtTGAAATTAACAGTAAtgagaaaattgaacagaCCACCTGCATAGCtaatgaaattgtttctgtGCCTCATTCTGATGACATGATAACTTCGAATGAGAGATCAacaaaatccaagaaaaagaagaaatcaagaaaagaaatagattgTGCAACTGATGAGATGAACAGTCATGCAGATATTCAGGATGCCGCTGAAACCAGCTGTCTCATCAgcaaaaaagatgagaaaaggaaaaaaaagaaagaagccaaAAATAGTGAAAACCAAACTGAGCTTTTGGTGCCAAAGCCAGTTGAAGAACCCATTGAAGAACCTCgcaagaaaaggaagaaagtgaaaactattgaaaatgagactGAACAACCTTTGTTAGAGGAGTCCATCCAACAAACATGCGAAGAacctaaaaagaagaagaaaaagaaaaatcgcgATAAATTTGACTGTTAATGACATTTATTAGGATCTTGAAAAAGACTATTTCAACATACAATTTCCCTGCAACCTTTGCCTACAACTTGTTTTAAGTGGCATTCGTTAAAACTGTGAGTTTCTTGTAACGAATATACCCGTTTGCGTTTCAACGCTCCACTCCACGCAAATAGATGATcgattgtttattattttatttttcattgatgAAAACTTTGCatagcttctttttttaaaattataccGTAAGGCAGAGCTTTAGTTTAGGTAGAACCCGTGGAATAATCATTTATGCAGCAGCATTGCAACGGTAATTTACTTTTAGATAGAAACTCAGATAATTtttagtttgcatttcaagaCTTCACTAGGTTTTAAGGGCTTTGTAAAATGCACTGTGTAAAACTCCTAGGCCCTAGCTTAGTTTCattgttggttttttaaacatttagttAAGACCAACAAACATGTTAATGAAGCTTATATTCTTATAAATTGGAATGATTCggcttaaaattaaaatttttcatcattgaaattgaatgtAACAATGAAAACTAGCAGGATTCGGATGAGGTTAGCTAACAGCTCGTGAAGCTcataaacaaaacatttggTTTACAAAATCTAGTTTAATTTATAAATCTGAATCATACACAAGTACACATTACATAGTGGACAAATTTTGCATTGCATAATAAAATATCTGAGTTAATGAGACCTTCCAATTAAAGTTGAGATAGAGACAGTTTTCTAGTTCAACATGTCCCCTGTATTTATATTTCAATCCTCTCGAATCCTCTATATCTAAGATGGCTTCTTTCTGGCTTGGTATCACATAAAATCACTatgataaataaacaaattacaCTGAATTAATGAAACGTTTCACCATCTGTTGGTGTTGCAATAATTTGGTGTAGGtgttccaattcttttttaggGGATGGGTTCCTGGCTGAAGCCCTTTTTACATGGCTGTTAATTTCCTCAATTAAGAGATCAACTTCCCGTCCAACACGTTCGTCTGAGTTATTTCCTTCATCAGCATGGTGAGCGACCATCATTCGTTTTCCAAAAATGGCTTCCGGATGTTCAATGGCAGTCCGGAATGGAATAGGAGTCGCCTCGCGCATAGGAGAAGTTTCTTGCCACCTCGGATGTGCTTGCGGATATTCTGCCTGTAGTGGAGGTGTTTCCAGAGTTTGTGGCTGTACTGGAGGTGTTTCAGGAGTTCGAGGGCGCTCAGGTGAACGACGAGCAGCATGCTCACGCGCTCGTTGGATTCTTCTTTCCACCGCCGAATTCAACACAATTTTAGCTTTCGGATGCCTACTTTGAGCTTCAGCCACGATTGCTTTAGGTCCCAATCGACCCATTCGGGGATCACCGGCTATAATTTCACACTCACGTATCATTGCCGCTCGTCTCTGTTCCATGATTTCGGTATCGTGGTTGTGTTCACCGGTTTGCACGTATATGCCGTCACGCGATGCGATTGTACATGGGCAGCCCAGTTTACGTTTATAACACTCTAATCTGAGGACATTCCCTCTGAAACATGTAAGTAAATAATTGGTAAACATAACGCATATGTGTGACTGAG
Coding sequences within it:
- the LOC124204881 gene encoding cuticle protein 7-like, which encodes MKFFVLAAVFAVAAASSYKAAEYAPKYEAKYEEVTYAPQPYSFEYDVQDKESYNDFVHSEKSDYNVVTGSYRVALPDGRTQIVSYKADASGYNADVKYEGEAQYPEEPKYKAASYPAPAYSAPAYKAPAYPAPAYKAPVYTAPAYKAPTYSAPAYKAPAYKPAPAYPKY
- the LOC124204884 gene encoding G patch domain-containing protein 4-like, whose product is MDSQGMKNAKKILEKLGWAEGSGLGLNKDGITEAIKPSKKFDLSGIGHKNFNDFQWWDHAFNKAAQAFDIKVTDDQGVVVEKTETIGKIKTKKGSSNLDQNNLAYGVFHKTGTLHNGIVESTESTFKLKEETDYSLKLSDEELFKLCNGLTAHKGARHGLTASGKLARIAKQEAAMLASMNVDSTTISVKSEERKKKKKKSVEINSNEKIEQTTCIANEIVSVPHSDDMITSNERSTKSKKKKKSRKEIDCATDEMNSHADIQDAAETSCLISKKDEKRKKKKEAKNSENQTELLVPKPVEEPIEEPRKKRKKVKTIENETEQPLLEESIQQTCEEPKKKKKKKNRDKFDC
- the LOC124204885 gene encoding uncharacterized protein LOC124204885, which gives rise to MAETNEKRRVVEVTVVRGTRINSLRYNTACGYIFYKKEQRGNVLRLECYKRKLGCPCTIASRDGIYVQTGEHNHDTEIMEQRRAAMIRECEIIAGDPRMGRLGPKAIVAEAQSRHPKAKIVLNSAVERRIQRAREHAARRSPERPRTPETPPVQPQTLETPPLQAEYPQAHPRWQETSPMREATPIPFRTAIEHPEAIFGKRMMVAHHADEGNNSDERVGREVDLLIEEINSHVKRASARNPSPKKELEHLHQIIATPTDGETFH